AATCGGCGAGCTGTGCGGCCGCGATCGACGGCCGTGTGCTGTGCTGGGGCCAAGGGTACGGACCGACGCCGAGAGACGAGGGAATTCGTGGCGCGATACGGGTGGCGCGTGGGCGTGGCCACGTCTGTGCGCTCACCGGGGCGGGGGCCGTCGCGTGTGCGGGGGCGAATGCGTTCGGGCAGTCGGGAAGCCTCGATTCGCCTCCGAACCCGACGCGAACGGTGCTGACCGGAGTCGCGCAGATCGTGGCGGGCCTCGATCATACCTGTGCGCTGATGGCCGCGGGCGACGTGAAGTGTTGGGGTGACAATTCGTATGGCCAGGTTTCGACCAACGTCACCAAGACGTCGACTCCGACGGACGTCACGGGGTTGTCGGGAGTGACGCGGCTCTCCGCGACGTATTCCCGGACGTGCGCCCTCTCGGGATCGAACCGTGTGACCTGCTGGGGAGACTCGAGCCCCGCCGGTCGCCCCTGGGAGATCGTCGGTCTCTGATCTGACGTCGGCCGCGGTGATGCATGGTGATCGCTACGGTCTTCCCCATGAGGCCGCGAGGGTGCACCATCGTGCCATGGCCGACTCGCCTCCGCTCTCGCCCATCGCGGGCTTCCACACCGACTCGGAAGGCTATTTCGTGGCCGATTTGGCCTGCGGGCACACGCACCACGTGAGGCACAGGCCGCCGCTCGAGAGCCGCCCGTGGGTGCTCACGGAGGAGGGGCGCGCGTCCAAGATCGGGGCCGAGCTGCCGTGCCCGCCGTGCCTCATGCCGAAGCTGCCCGCGGGGCTCGAGGAGTACAAACGCACCTCCGAGTTTACGGACACGACGGTGCCGGAGGGCCTCACGAAGACGCACACGCTCAAGGAGGGCACGTGGGGCGAGCTCGTGGTGCTCGAGGGGCACGTGCGTTACGTGCTCGAGGATCGTGGTGGGGCCGTGGTGGTCCTGCGGCCCGAGCTGTGGGGCGTCATCGCGCCGACGGCGCCGCACCACGTGGAGCCTGCGCCGGGAGCGCGCTTCTTCGTGCGCTTCTTGCGGCAAAAGGGCGTGTAGCGCGCGGTTCGGGTGCGCTACCGTGGCGTGCATGAAGCTCCACGGATTCGCCATGTCTCCCAACACGAAGCGCGCGATGCTCGGCCTCGAAGAGGCGGGGCTCGTCTACGAGCACGTGCCCGTCGACCTCATGAGCGGCGAGCACAAGGGCGAGGCCTACCGCGGCCTGAACCCGACGGCCCGCGTGCCGACCCTGGTCGATGGCGACTTCCACCTGTGGGAGTCGAACGCCATCTTGGAGTACGCGGCGGCGCTCGCGCCCGGCAAGCGGCTCGGCGGGGAGAATCCGCGCGAGAAGGCCGAGATCGCGCGTTGGATGTTCATGGGGGCGGCGCACCTCTCGCCCAATGTGGCGCGCATCTTCGCGCACACGATCCGGCTGCCCGAGGACCAGCGGAACCCGAAGATCGTGGAAGATGCACGCACCGAGGTGGACCGCTGCCTCGTCGCGCTCGACATGCGCCTGCAGAAGCACGAGTGCCTCGTGGGGGATCGCGTGACGATCGCCGACCTCTCGATCCTGCCTGCGCTCGCGAACGCGGGATGCTGCGCATCGACCTCACGGGGTTCTCGGGCGTGGTCGCGTGGATGGAGCGGCTCATGGCGCGCCCCTCGTGGAAGAAGGCGAACGGGTAGTCACTCCTCCGCGGGGGGCTCCTCGGGGGCGCTCGCGTCGAAGGTGCGTGGGCTCTCGCCCGTGAGCTCCTCCCACGTGAGGGGCTCGTCGGGGGAGGCGAGTGCGCCGCGTTTTTGCCGGACCGGGTTCGAGGTGTCGGGCTGACGCTCTCCGGACGCGCCGCACCCTCGGGTGATGCGCGGCGTGCTCGACGAGGTGCAGGCGCACAGGCCGAGCCACACGAGGAGCGTGAGCGTGCGGCCTGCCGTGTGTGTGAACCTCCGTCCGCGTGCGGGGCCGAGCGCTCGTGGAAGATGAAACGAGATCATGGGGTTACGCGCTCCTCCGCGGGCCGCCGCGTGCGGCCTCGACGTCTCGAAGAGCGACACGAGTGCCAAAGCGGGCGCCCGCGCAGATTCGAGCGAGCGCCATGCCTCACGGTCTGCGCGTTTGCGCAGTGCCGACCCCCACCAATTCGGCCCTTTGCGCGGCGCGTAGTAAGACCGGGAGGGCCCATGG
The sequence above is a segment of the Myxococcales bacterium genome. Coding sequences within it:
- a CDS encoding DUF3565 domain-containing protein translates to MADSPPLSPIAGFHTDSEGYFVADLACGHTHHVRHRPPLESRPWVLTEEGRASKIGAELPCPPCLMPKLPAGLEEYKRTSEFTDTTVPEGLTKTHTLKEGTWGELVVLEGHVRYVLEDRGGAVVVLRPELWGVIAPTAPHHVEPAPGARFFVRFLRQKGV
- a CDS encoding glutathione S-transferase family protein, whose amino-acid sequence is MKLHGFAMSPNTKRAMLGLEEAGLVYEHVPVDLMSGEHKGEAYRGLNPTARVPTLVDGDFHLWESNAILEYAAALAPGKRLGGENPREKAEIARWMFMGAAHLSPNVARIFAHTIRLPEDQRNPKIVEDARTEVDRCLVALDMRLQKHECLVGDRVTIADLSILPALANAGCCASTSRGSRAWSRGWSGSWRAPRGRRRTGSHSSAGGSSGALASKVRGLSPVSSSHVRGSSGEASAPRFCRTGFEVSG